From the Candidatus Nanopelagicales bacterium genome, one window contains:
- a CDS encoding TetR/AcrR family transcriptional regulator: MTATAVASSERDPLTDRGRRTRDTLTTAARQVFEAKGYPATRMGDIADAAGVAHGTVYTYFEDKAAVFQAVVDGLTQQLDQDWRVGPEHSDPVDRIAEANRRYLDSFTANARLLQVIEQASTADPQYRRLLSNFRQRYVERAVAGIRRLQADGVADPTLDPYLAGSALCAMVEGFGRQWIARSEEHDRQVVADTLTRLWAQALGLNDQQVPRSGRSTRRSKVKE, translated from the coding sequence GTGACCGCGACGGCAGTGGCCAGCAGTGAGCGCGACCCGCTCACCGATCGCGGCCGCCGCACGCGCGACACCCTGACCACCGCCGCCCGTCAGGTGTTTGAGGCGAAGGGTTACCCCGCGACGCGGATGGGTGACATTGCCGACGCGGCCGGGGTTGCCCACGGCACGGTCTACACCTACTTCGAAGACAAGGCCGCAGTATTCCAAGCCGTTGTCGATGGCCTGACCCAGCAGCTCGATCAGGATTGGCGGGTGGGCCCGGAGCACTCCGACCCGGTTGATCGGATCGCCGAGGCCAATCGCCGCTACCTGGACAGCTTCACCGCCAACGCGCGGCTGCTGCAGGTCATCGAGCAGGCCAGCACCGCAGACCCCCAATACCGTCGGCTCCTGTCGAACTTCCGGCAGCGTTATGTCGAGCGCGCCGTCGCCGGCATTCGGCGATTGCAGGCCGACGGCGTGGCCGATCCGACGCTCGACCCCTATTTGGCCGGCTCCGCCCTCTGCGCGATGGTCGAGGGTTTTGGTCGGCAGTGGATTGCGCGCTCCGAGGAACACGATCGGCAGGTAGTTGCCGACACCCTGACACGGCTATGGGCACAAGCCCTCGGCCTCAACGACCAACAAGTGCCGCGATCGGGTCGGTCGACTCGACGCTCGAAAGTGAAGGAGTGA
- a CDS encoding acyl-CoA dehydrogenase family protein, translating to MQFTEEHEQFRKSVRAVIEREINPYVDEWEAAGIFPAHELYPKLAEVGIFGLEYDPEFGGQGADHTFTLVLGEELGATATCAGVPMAVAVQASMSTPALHKYGTDDLKRKYLIPAMTGEAVTSVAVSEPDAGSDVAGIRTKATRDGDDWVINGTKMWITSGTQADWICLLARTSDEGGYAGMSQIIVPTDTPGFSVGRAIKKMGNHSSDTGELVFDNVRVPVSNTVGEIGRGFQQQMAQFQDERMIALYMVVGSMKRALDKTKEYLQERNAFGKPLLANQYLQYKLAELYAEVDILTEYAYTAAERYSAGEDVTRMATIGKLKAGRLQREVADTCVQFHGGMGYAEEMWPARYFRDGRLTSIGGGADEVMLRVIAMMEGMGKK from the coding sequence ATGCAGTTCACCGAGGAGCACGAGCAGTTCCGCAAGTCAGTTCGCGCCGTGATCGAGCGCGAGATCAACCCCTACGTCGATGAGTGGGAAGCGGCCGGCATTTTCCCCGCCCACGAGCTATACCCGAAGCTGGCTGAGGTCGGCATCTTCGGCCTGGAGTACGACCCCGAGTTCGGCGGCCAGGGCGCGGATCACACGTTCACCCTGGTGCTCGGTGAGGAACTCGGAGCGACCGCGACCTGCGCCGGTGTGCCGATGGCGGTCGCCGTCCAGGCATCGATGTCCACCCCGGCGTTGCACAAGTACGGCACCGACGACCTCAAGCGCAAATACCTGATCCCGGCGATGACCGGTGAGGCCGTCACGTCGGTCGCGGTGAGCGAGCCGGATGCCGGGTCCGACGTTGCTGGCATCCGCACCAAGGCCACCCGCGACGGTGACGACTGGGTCATCAACGGCACCAAGATGTGGATCACGAGCGGCACTCAGGCGGATTGGATCTGCCTGCTCGCGCGCACCTCCGACGAGGGCGGCTACGCCGGCATGTCGCAGATCATCGTCCCGACCGATACACCGGGTTTCTCCGTCGGCCGCGCGATCAAGAAGATGGGCAACCACTCCTCTGACACCGGCGAACTCGTGTTCGACAACGTGCGGGTGCCGGTCAGCAACACCGTCGGCGAGATCGGCCGCGGATTCCAGCAGCAGATGGCGCAGTTCCAAGACGAGCGCATGATCGCGCTGTACATGGTCGTCGGTTCGATGAAGCGCGCTCTGGACAAGACCAAGGAGTACCTGCAGGAGCGCAACGCATTCGGCAAACCGCTGCTGGCCAATCAATACCTGCAGTACAAGCTCGCCGAGCTGTACGCGGAGGTCGACATTTTGACCGAGTACGCGTACACCGCGGCCGAACGTTATAGCGCTGGCGAGGATGTCACGCGGATGGCGACGATCGGCAAGCTCAAGGCCGGTCGGCTGCAGCGGGAGGTCGCGGACACCTGCGTGCAGTTCCACGGCGGTATGGGTTACGCCGAGGAGATGTGGCCCGCGCGGTACTTCCGCGACGGTCGGCTCACCTCGATCGGCGGCGGCGCCGACGAGGTCATGCTGCGCGTGATCGCCATGATGGAAGGGATGGGCAAGAAGTGA